The DNA segment GAAATCGTCTACTGGGAAAAGTGCACAAAAAATTATTATTGACTATAAAATTTTGTACGCACAAACATTGCTCCATCAAATGGAAAAATCGATTTCTGAGATCGCTGATATTTTAGGTTTTAATGAAGTTAGCAATTTTAATCAGTTTTTTAAACGTCATACAGGAATAACTGCAAGCCAGTTTCGAAAGAAAAAAGATTGATTTGTCTTTAGATATGTGACCAACTTATAACCGTATTAATTTTTTAATGTATCTACTGGATTAAAGGTAAGTCTCATTTTCTTAGGCAAGTTCATGGCTTTTTGAACAATTTGTCCATCCCTGTGATTGTTTTATTCATCCTTTTACAGGCATGTTTTTGTAATTTCACAACCTGACATAAACAGGATTGAGAACGTGTCAATCTGAAATACTTTTCATATGAAACAAGTCGTGGGAGTTGTTTCGCATACAAGGGAATGATTTGTTTCGGTGAGTTTCATATGACCTTTGAAAGAATAATATAAACATTTGAAAATGGATAAGGGATATATACGTATTGCTTTTATAGTGTTTGTTTTATCTGCTTGCAGTAAGCCGGAAACGCACTTAAATGAAATACAGGTCATAGGAAGTCACAATTCCTATAAAAAGGAAATTGAAAAACCTTTGTGGAATTTTTTGTATCAGAAAGACTCGGCAAAAGCACTGTCTCTACAATATGCGCATATTCCCATTTTGGAACAATTGAAATTGGGACTGAGAAATTTAGAGCTAGATGTTTTTGACGATCCCGATGGTGGGCATTTCTCGAATCCCCAAGGACTGGACATACTCCGTGAAAATGGGATCACTCCGTTGCCATACGATACCCTTAATAAGCTGGCACAACCAGGTTTGAAGATGTTTCATATTCAGGATATTGACTTTAGAAGTCATCATTTATTATTTAGTGATTGTTTACAGATGATGAAAAAGTGGTCCGACGAAAATCCAACCCACACACCGGTTTTTGTGCTGATGAATACCAAGGATCAAAAGGTGGAAGGAACACGGGACCCGCTGCCTTTTACCAGTAAAGCATTTGATCGGTTGGATGAGGAAATAAAAGCTGTTTTATCGGAAGATGATCTTATTACGCCTGATTTGGTGAGGGGGAATTGTAAAACATTGGAAGAAGCGGTATTGAAAAATGGTTGGCCTAGTCTGGAAGCGATGAAAGGGCGTTTTTTGTTTGTGCTGGATGAAAAAGCAGAAAAAATCGCCTCTTATCTTAAAGGGCATGCCGGATTAAAAAACAGGATTCTTTTTGTGAATAGTCCCGAAGGAAATCCTGAGGCTGCATTTAGAATCATCAATAATCCTATTCGGGATTTTGACTATATAAAGGATTTGGTGGCGAAAGGTTATATGGTGAGAACACGGGCAGATGCAGCCACCAAGGAGTCTAAAACTATGGATTATACGCGCTTTGATAGAGCAAAGGCATCGGGTGCTCAAGTGATTTCAACCGATTATTATATACCAACCAAGCTTTATAATTCATCTTTTAAAGTGGCCTTTGAAGGAAATACCTACGAAAGAATACCTGCAAGGGACGAATAAAGAAGTAGTTAGTGGTTTTAATGAAAATGTAAAGGGGTATGTTTCAAAACAAGATAATTTTAATAGCAATACTTATTGGTTTAGCGGTGCGGGTAAATGGCGTAAGTGGTCAGGCAACTAACTTCTCAATAGCATCAGAACACCACATTGTAAATATTGCGATAGATAAAAAGGAAGCGAGAGTCGTTCAAATTGCCGCAGATATGTTGGCGTCTGATATACTTAATGTCAGTGGAAAAAAGCCGGAGATTTCTTCTGTGATTAAGGAAATGGGGATTGTGGCCGGAACGATTGGGGAAAGCAGGCTGATTGATCAATTTATCTCAAATAAGAATTTGGATGTTAGTCAGGTAAAAGGTAAGTGGGAGACTTATTCTTTACAAGTAATAGCGAATCCGGACAATAAGCAGGGTAAAATATTGCTTATCGCGGGTAGTGATCGTCGTGCTACAGCTTTTGGTTTGTTGGAGATTTCCAGGATGATTGGTGTGTCACCTTGGGAATGGTGGGCTGATGTAATACCAGAAGAAAAAGAAAATCTGACCATTGCTGTTGAGAACAGAATTTATGGTTCTCCATCGGTGAAATACCGGGGTATCTTTTTAAATGATGAAGATTGGGGCTTGCAGCGTTGGGCTGCTTTGAATTATGAGCCGGAAACGGGAGATATTGGCCCCAAAACCTATGCGAAGGTGTTTGAGTTGTTGTTGCGTTTGCGTGCCAATACCATTTGGCCGGCCATGCATTCTTGTACCAAACCTTTTTATTTTTATCCGGAAAATAAACAGGTAGCGGATGATTATGCCATTGTTGTGGGTACGTCTCATTGCGAACCGATGCTTTGTAATATTAATGCTGAGTGGGATAGTGATAAAATGGGTGAATGGCGTTATGATAGTAATTCTGAAGCCATCAAGCATTTGTTTGAATCCAGAGCAAAGGAAAGCGCCGGTCTTGAAAGTATTTACACCATGGGTATGCGTGGAGAACATGATTCGCCGATGATAGTTGGCGCCGATGATACGGAATCGCAGGTTCAATTGTTGGAGCAGGTGGTGCGTGATCAACGAGTCATATTGCGTAAAAAAACAGGCAAGCGGGCGGAGGAATTACCACAGATTTTTATTCCATACAAAGAGGTATTAACATATTATCAAAATGGAATGGAACTGCCAGAGGACATCAGTCTGGTTTGGACCGATGATAACTATGGGTATATACGTCAATTGAGTAATGCGCAGGAGCAGAAACGTAAAGGTGGGGCTGGTGTGTATTACCATACTTCATACTGGGGGCGTCCTCATGATTATCTGTGGCTTAATTCAACAAACCCTGTTTTAATGTGGGAGGAGATGGCAAAGGCCTTTGAATTTCAGTCCCGTGATTTGTGGATTTTAAATTGTGGCGATATAAAACCGCATGAATATAATATTGAGTTATTTCTGGATATGGCCTGGGATATGTCTTCATTTGAAAAAAGTGAAAGTGTTAAAACGCATATGGATTATTGGGCAGGTAGAGAATTTGGTGAAAAAAATGCCCAAACGGTGACTGAGTTGATGTATAAATATTATCATCTGGCTTTTCAACGTCGTCCTGAATTCATGGCCTGGAGTAGGGTGGAACCTGTTTGTAAACCTGGTGAAACAACATTAAGTCAGATTCATTATGGGGATGAAGTTTCGCAAAGAATTGATGCGTATCAGGCATTAGTGGATAATGTCATTGCGTTGAGAGATCGTATGGAAACCAATAGACAGGATGCCTTTTATGAACTGGTGTACTATCCCGTGGTGAGTGCAGCAAATATAAATCACAAGTGGTTGTATGCCTATAAAAATAAGCTTGCAGCGCAACAGGGAAGGTCTAGTGCTGCGTATTTGGGGCAAAAATCCTTGGAGGCTTATCAGCGAATACAACAGGAAACGGATTATTTTAATAGCCGCCTGCAAAATGGAAAGTGGAAGCATATCATGAATATGTCTCCGCGGAATTTGCCAGTGTTTTCGATTCCCATCATAGCTGCTGGAGTTAATACGGAGGAGGCACAGCT comes from the Saccharicrinis fermentans DSM 9555 = JCM 21142 genome and includes:
- a CDS encoding phosphatidylinositol-specific phospholipase C1-like protein, whose protein sequence is MDKGYIRIAFIVFVLSACSKPETHLNEIQVIGSHNSYKKEIEKPLWNFLYQKDSAKALSLQYAHIPILEQLKLGLRNLELDVFDDPDGGHFSNPQGLDILRENGITPLPYDTLNKLAQPGLKMFHIQDIDFRSHHLLFSDCLQMMKKWSDENPTHTPVFVLMNTKDQKVEGTRDPLPFTSKAFDRLDEEIKAVLSEDDLITPDLVRGNCKTLEEAVLKNGWPSLEAMKGRFLFVLDEKAEKIASYLKGHAGLKNRILFVNSPEGNPEAAFRIINNPIRDFDYIKDLVAKGYMVRTRADAATKESKTMDYTRFDRAKASGAQVISTDYYIPTKLYNSSFKVAFEGNTYERIPARDE
- a CDS encoding glycosyl hydrolase 115 family protein codes for the protein MFQNKIILIAILIGLAVRVNGVSGQATNFSIASEHHIVNIAIDKKEARVVQIAADMLASDILNVSGKKPEISSVIKEMGIVAGTIGESRLIDQFISNKNLDVSQVKGKWETYSLQVIANPDNKQGKILLIAGSDRRATAFGLLEISRMIGVSPWEWWADVIPEEKENLTIAVENRIYGSPSVKYRGIFLNDEDWGLQRWAALNYEPETGDIGPKTYAKVFELLLRLRANTIWPAMHSCTKPFYFYPENKQVADDYAIVVGTSHCEPMLCNINAEWDSDKMGEWRYDSNSEAIKHLFESRAKESAGLESIYTMGMRGEHDSPMIVGADDTESQVQLLEQVVRDQRVILRKKTGKRAEELPQIFIPYKEVLTYYQNGMELPEDISLVWTDDNYGYIRQLSNAQEQKRKGGAGVYYHTSYWGRPHDYLWLNSTNPVLMWEEMAKAFEFQSRDLWILNCGDIKPHEYNIELFLDMAWDMSSFEKSESVKTHMDYWAGREFGEKNAQTVTELMYKYYHLAFQRRPEFMAWSRVEPVCKPGETTLSQIHYGDEVSQRIDAYQALVDNVIALRDRMETNRQDAFYELVYYPVVSAANINHKWLYAYKNKLAAQQGRSSAAYLGQKSLEAYQRIQQETDYFNSRLQNGKWKHIMNMSPRNLPVFSIPIIAAGVNTEEAQLGLALEGYEMEVNDNVINSFADVLPVFNAYTHNRYFIDVFLKGDGKINWKAVANADWIKITKTVGAINHKLPEERIWVSVDWDKVPVGKNKKEAPLGHDYQLIPPGYKVNSSIDFVTADTTISIGISVFNPKLKELKYYKGHIEDKGFVSINAENYSLKKAGKQADWQTHEGIGYSGKVVTALPRSADSQFHLQSIVNNSPVLEYDFYTFNFGEAQVYLQAIPTHAPNSDRGVRCAVAIDDADPVVVDFQTLGRSEEWMQNVLRNASVQSVPQIVNKAGKHRLKIWMVDPGVMIDQILIDLGGWKKSYAFPRVQR